One segment of Manihot esculenta cultivar AM560-2 chromosome 4, M.esculenta_v8, whole genome shotgun sequence DNA contains the following:
- the LOC110613879 gene encoding translocon-associated protein subunit alpha: MNNLRVFFFALLLIASPLLQVTRCQSDSEADVTESAEEVSDLGIVGEDAQYFGDGNFSPAPGVDSVCVFPKNSARLVLTGEDTELLVGLKNDGESSINVIAIKGSVHLPFDHHLLVQNLTAQAFNNATVPASTQATFPYTFAVSKYLQPGSFDLVGTIFYEIDQHPYQSTFYNGTIEVVESGGFLSVESVFLVTLGFALLVLLGLWIHGQIQNLSKKTKRAPKVETGTGTRDVSMDEWLQGTAYTQSLSSKSKKKK; the protein is encoded by the exons ATGAACAATCTTAGGGTTTTCTTCTTCGCTCTCCTCCTTATCGCTTCTCCCCTCCTTCAAG TGACTAGGTGTCAATCAGATTCTGAAGCAGACGTCACAGAGTCTGCCGAAGAAGTAAGTGATCTTGGTATTGTTGGTGAGGATGCCCAGTATTTTGGCGATGGAAATTTTAGCCCTGCTCCAGGAGTTGATTCCGTCTGTGTTTTCCCCAAAAACAGTGCACGTT TGGTGCTAACTGGTGAAGATACTGAACTCCTTGTCGGACTCAAGAATGATG GGGAGTCAAGCATAAATGTCATTGCAATTAAAGGCAGTGTTCATCTTCCATTTGATCATCATCTACTTGTTCAAAATCTCACTGCTCAG GCCTTCAACAATGCAACTGTTCCTGCCTCAACACAGGCAACATTCCCATACACTTTTGCAGTCAGCAAGTACTTGCAG CCTGGAAGCTTTGATCTTGTGGGCACCATTTTTTATGAGATAGACCAGCATCCATATCAGAGCACCTTCTACAATGGTACCATTGAAGTTGTCGAGTCTGGTGGCTTCCTCAGCGTCGAGTCAGTTTTCCTGGTTACCCTTGGATTTGCCCTTCTTGTACTTCTTGGTCTATGGATTCATGGTCAAATACAGAACCTTTCTAAG AAAACTAAGAGGGCTCCTAAGGTGGAAACTGGAACTGGGACTAGGGATGTCTCAATGGATGAATGGCTTCAG GGAACTGCGTACACTCAGTCGTTGTCCAGCAAATctaagaagaagaagtag
- the LOC110612956 gene encoding protein XAP5 CIRCADIAN TIMEKEEPER isoform X2: protein MSGMGDGYVGTAQDAVRIRRLEKQREAERRKIQELKTKSASAKGQPGLLQFGSSTSEILETAFKKETVGLVTREQYVEKRVNIQNKIEEEEKEKLQKLRQEEEELQLEKRKKRKIKGNPRLSFADDIENGSEEEDAEDSESKKLVPGKVGKDPTVETSFLPDSEREAEEQAERERLRKQWLREQEQIRNEPLEITYSYWDGTGHRRVIQARKGDTIGEFLRAVQQQLAPEFREIRTTSVENLLYVKEDLIIPHQHSFYELIVNKARGKSGPLFHFDVHEDVRTIADATIEKDESHAGKVVERHWYEKNKHIFPASRWEIYDPSKKWERYTIHGD from the exons atGTCGGGCATGGGAGATGGCTATGTGGGCACGGCCCAAGACGCCGTCAGGATCCGGCGGTTAGAGAAGCAACGAGAAGCCGAGCGTCGCAAAATCCAAGAGCTTAAGACCAAGTCCGCCTCCGCCAAGGGCCAGCCTGGCCTCCTCCAATTCGGGTCAAGCACCTCGGAG ATTCTCGAGACTGCATTTAAGAAGGAGACTGTGGGTTTGGTTACAAGAGAGCAATATGTTGAGAAG AGGGTCAATATTCAGAataaaattgaagaggaagaaaaggagaagcTACAAAAGTTGCGGCAAGA GGAGGAGGAACTCCAGTTAGAAAAGCGGAAAAAGAGAAAGATTAAGGGGAATCCTCGGTTATCATTCGCTGATGATATTGAGAATGGAAGTGAAGAAGAGGATGCTGAAGACA GTGAGTCAAAAAAATTAGTGCCTGGGAAAGTTGGCAAAGATCCCACAGTGGAAACGAGCTTCTTGCCTGATAG TGAGCGGGAGGCAGAGGAGCAAGCTGAGCGTGAAAGGTTGCGGAAACAATGGCTTCGTGAACAGGAACAGATTCGAA ATGAGCCCCTTGAAATTACTTACAGCTACTGGGATGGAACAGGCCATAGGAGGGTGATCCAG GCACGTAAAGGTGATACCATAGGAGAGTTCCTTAGGGCAGTTCAGCAACAACTTGCACCTGAGTTTAGAGAAATCAGGACAACATCTGTGGAGAATTTACTTTATGTGAAGGAAGATCTCATCATTCCCCAT CAACACAGCTTCTATGAGCTTATTGTTAACAAGGCTAGAGGCAAAAGTGGACCA CTGTTTCACTTTGATGTGCATGAGGATGTGCGGACCATAGCTGATGCGACAATTGAGAAGGATGAG TCTCATGCTGGTAAAGTTGTTGAGAGGCATTGGTATGAGAAGAACAAACACATTTTCCCTGCTTCAAGATGGGAg ATATATGACCCATCAAAGAAGTGGGAGCGTTACACCATCCATGGAGATTGA
- the LOC110612956 gene encoding protein XAP5 CIRCADIAN TIMEKEEPER isoform X1 → MSGMGDGYVGTAQDAVRIRRLEKQREAERRKIQELKTKSASAKGQPGLLQFGSSTSEILETAFKKETVGLVTREQYVEKRVNIQNKIEEEEKEKLQKLRQEEEELQLEKRKKRKIKGNPRLSFADDIENGSEEEDAEDKGESKKLVPGKVGKDPTVETSFLPDSEREAEEQAERERLRKQWLREQEQIRNEPLEITYSYWDGTGHRRVIQARKGDTIGEFLRAVQQQLAPEFREIRTTSVENLLYVKEDLIIPHQHSFYELIVNKARGKSGPLFHFDVHEDVRTIADATIEKDESHAGKVVERHWYEKNKHIFPASRWEIYDPSKKWERYTIHGD, encoded by the exons atGTCGGGCATGGGAGATGGCTATGTGGGCACGGCCCAAGACGCCGTCAGGATCCGGCGGTTAGAGAAGCAACGAGAAGCCGAGCGTCGCAAAATCCAAGAGCTTAAGACCAAGTCCGCCTCCGCCAAGGGCCAGCCTGGCCTCCTCCAATTCGGGTCAAGCACCTCGGAG ATTCTCGAGACTGCATTTAAGAAGGAGACTGTGGGTTTGGTTACAAGAGAGCAATATGTTGAGAAG AGGGTCAATATTCAGAataaaattgaagaggaagaaaaggagaagcTACAAAAGTTGCGGCAAGA GGAGGAGGAACTCCAGTTAGAAAAGCGGAAAAAGAGAAAGATTAAGGGGAATCCTCGGTTATCATTCGCTGATGATATTGAGAATGGAAGTGAAGAAGAGGATGCTGAAGACA AAGGTGAGTCAAAAAAATTAGTGCCTGGGAAAGTTGGCAAAGATCCCACAGTGGAAACGAGCTTCTTGCCTGATAG TGAGCGGGAGGCAGAGGAGCAAGCTGAGCGTGAAAGGTTGCGGAAACAATGGCTTCGTGAACAGGAACAGATTCGAA ATGAGCCCCTTGAAATTACTTACAGCTACTGGGATGGAACAGGCCATAGGAGGGTGATCCAG GCACGTAAAGGTGATACCATAGGAGAGTTCCTTAGGGCAGTTCAGCAACAACTTGCACCTGAGTTTAGAGAAATCAGGACAACATCTGTGGAGAATTTACTTTATGTGAAGGAAGATCTCATCATTCCCCAT CAACACAGCTTCTATGAGCTTATTGTTAACAAGGCTAGAGGCAAAAGTGGACCA CTGTTTCACTTTGATGTGCATGAGGATGTGCGGACCATAGCTGATGCGACAATTGAGAAGGATGAG TCTCATGCTGGTAAAGTTGTTGAGAGGCATTGGTATGAGAAGAACAAACACATTTTCCCTGCTTCAAGATGGGAg ATATATGACCCATCAAAGAAGTGGGAGCGTTACACCATCCATGGAGATTGA
- the LOC110614085 gene encoding triosephosphate isomerase, chloroplastic, whose translation MAMLSTSLSGPKSTISCPAPQFSGLRRLCTKLDATKSNSSFLHHFNSQLRFSSPRKTSRQIVAMAGTGTFFVGGNWKCNGTKESITKLVSDLNDAKLETDVDVVVAPPFLYIDQLKASLTDRIEISAQNSWVGKGGAFTGEISAEQLKDIGCKWVILGHSERRHIIGEDNEFIGKKAAYALSQGLGVMACIGELLEEREAGKTFDVCFEQLKAFADAVPSWDNIVIAYEPVWAIGTGKVATPVQAQEVHAAVRDWLKKSVSEEVASKTRIIYGGSVNGGNCAELAKQEDIDGFLVGGASLKGPEFATIINSVTSKKVAA comes from the exons ATGGCGATGCTCTCTACATCTCTCTCCGGCCCCAAATCAACTATCTCATGTCCCGCTCCTCAGTTCTCTGGTCTCCGCCGTTTATGCACTAAGCTCGACGCCACGAAATCTAACTCTTCCTTTCTCCATCATTTCAATTCTCAACTCCGCTTTTCTTCTCCTCGTAAAACTTCCAGACAAATCGTCGCCATGGCCGGCACAGGAACG TTCTTTGTTGGGGGGAATTGGAAGTGT AATGGGACGAAAGAATCTATCACTAAGCTTGTTTCTGACCTGAATGATGCAAAATTGGAGACCGATGTAG ATGTTGTTGTAGCGCCTCCCTTTCTTTACATAGATCAGTTGAAGGCTTCATTAACAGATAGAATTGAGATTTCTGCTCAAAACTCATGGGTTGGAAAAGGTGGGGCATTCACAGGAGAAATTAG CGCGGAACAACTGAAAGATATTGGCTGCAAGTGGGTCATTCTTGGGCATTCTGAACGCAGACATATAATTGGTGAAGACAATGAG TTTATAGGAAAGAAGGCTGCTTATGCCTTGAGCCAGGGTCTGGGTGTGATGGCTTGTATTGGTGAACTTTTAGAAGAAAGAGAGGCAGGGAAAACCTTTGATGTTTGTTTTGAACAGTTGAAGGCATTTGCAG ATGCTGTGCCCAGTTGGGATAATATAGTTATTGCATATGAGCCTGTATGGGCTATTGGGACGGGAAAAGTGGCCACACCTGTGCAAGCTCAGGAAGTGCATGCAGCTGTCCGTGACTGGCTTAAAAAGAGTGTCTCAGAAGAAGTTGCATCCAAAACACGTATCATCTACGGAG GATCTGTAAATGGAGGCAATTGTGCTGAACTTGCAAAGCAAGAGGATATTGATGGTTTTCTTGTTGGCGGTGCATCCTTAAAG GGCCCTGAATTTGCAACTATTATCAATTCTGTAACAAGCAAGAAAGTTGCTGCTTGA
- the LOC110612609 gene encoding uncharacterized protein LOC110612609, with product MSYYYYGRRSNSIFEAFTLDPLPYPVLLILAVISIFLGISWYFSYEEIVETAKLQMNLLLLATPLLLLFLVRWLSSMENPDMLFAKSPWEWKRRTYHRPPEGSSPWGVAALIVLLLVLVQFQSAFLDSWF from the coding sequence ATGAGCTACTACTACTATGGCAGAAGAAGCAACTCAATCTTTGAGGCCTTCACTCTCGATCCTCTGCCATACCCAGTTCTTCTAATCTTGGCTGTCATCTCAATCTTTCTTGGCATATCATGGTACTTCAGCTACGAAGAAATTGTGGAGACTGCAAAGCTGCAAATGAACTTGTTGCTTTTGGCCACACCTCTACTGTTGCTCTTCCTCGTCCGTTGGCTGTCGTCTATGGAGAATCCTGACATGTTGTTTGCTAAATCACCGTGGGAATGGAAAAGGCGGACCTACCACCGTCCACCGGAGGGAAGCTCACCGTGGGGTGTGGCTGCTTTGATTGTGTTGCTGCTTGTTTTGGTGCAATTCCAGTCTGCCTTTCTTGATAGCTGGTTTTGA